The following are encoded together in the Nocardia sp. XZ_19_385 genome:
- a CDS encoding ubiquitin-like protein Pup, which produces MAQEQTKRTGGGDEDEGPEGVDAAGQERREKLAEETDDLLDEIDDVLEENAEDFVRAYVQKGGQ; this is translated from the coding sequence ATGGCACAAGAGCAGACCAAGCGCACCGGGGGCGGCGACGAGGACGAGGGTCCCGAGGGTGTAGACGCCGCGGGTCAGGAGCGCCGCGAAAAACTGGCGGAGGAGACCGACGACCTGCTCGACGAGATCGATGACGTGCTCGAAGAGAACGCCGAAGACTTCGTCCGTGCGTACGTGCAGAAGGGCGGCCAGTGA
- the prcA gene encoding proteasome subunit alpha: MTLPYYASAEQIMRDKTELARKGIARGRSVIVLVYDKGVLFVAENPSATLHKVSELYDRVGFAAVGKYNEFENLRRNGILQADLRGYQFDRRDVTGRALANAYAQTLGAIFTDQLKPYEVEICVAEVGYPEQQPESVLYRINFDGSIADEREYVVMGGTTEPIVSALKSSYKAGLDLTAAIGVAVKALQAGVPEGPDKRAIGVAQLEVATLEQARPRRAFRRVTNSALEKLLNPGKTAAPAADEPAEAKPAEAEPTKDAPKPE; the protein is encoded by the coding sequence ATGACACTGCCGTATTACGCCTCGGCCGAACAGATCATGCGCGACAAGACCGAGCTCGCGCGCAAGGGCATCGCTCGCGGTCGCAGTGTCATCGTGCTGGTATACGACAAGGGCGTGCTGTTCGTCGCGGAGAATCCGTCGGCGACCCTGCACAAGGTGAGTGAGCTCTACGACCGCGTGGGTTTCGCGGCCGTGGGCAAGTACAACGAGTTCGAGAACCTGCGCCGTAACGGCATCCTGCAGGCCGATCTGCGCGGTTACCAGTTCGACCGGCGCGATGTCACCGGTCGCGCGCTGGCCAACGCCTACGCGCAGACCCTCGGCGCCATCTTCACCGACCAGCTCAAGCCTTACGAGGTGGAAATCTGCGTCGCCGAGGTGGGGTATCCGGAGCAGCAGCCCGAATCGGTGCTGTATCGGATCAACTTCGACGGCTCCATCGCCGACGAGCGCGAGTATGTGGTGATGGGCGGCACGACCGAGCCCATCGTCAGTGCGTTGAAGAGCTCCTACAAGGCCGGCCTGGATCTCACCGCGGCCATCGGTGTGGCGGTCAAGGCGTTGCAGGCCGGAGTGCCCGAGGGCCCGGACAAGCGGGCCATCGGGGTGGCACAGCTCGAGGTAGCCACGCTGGAGCAGGCGCGGCCGCGCCGTGCTTTCCGGCGGGTCACCAACTCGGCGCTGGAGAAGCTGCTGAATCCGGGCAAAACCGCGGCTCCGGCCGCGGATGAGCCCGCCGAGGCAAAGCCGGCCGAAGCAGAGCCCACCAAGGACGCGCCGAAACCGGAGTAA
- the dop gene encoding depupylase/deamidase Dop yields the protein MQRIIGIEVEYGISTPTEPSANPILTSTQAVLAYAAAEGVPRAKRTRWDYEVESPLRDARGFDLSRMNGPAPVIDADEVGAANMILTNGARLYVDHAHPEYSAPEVTDALDAVIWDKAGERVMEAAARHASSVPGAPRLQLYKNNVDGKGASYGTHENYLMSRDTPFNQIIVGLTPFFVSRQVICGSGRVGIGQSGDHAGFQLSQRADYIEVEVGLETTLKRGIINTRDEPHADADKYRRLHVIIGDANLAEMSTYLKVGTTALVLDLIEAGEDLSDLQLARPVTAVHQISHDPTLRATVALADGRELTGLALQRLYHERAAKFMDREGVDDPRARDILDNWAMVLDLLERDPMETADLLDWTAKLRLLEGYRQREGLAWSAPKLHMIDLQYSDVRLDKGLYNRLVARGSMKRLVTEQQVLDAMTNAPTDTRAYFRGECLRRFGADIAAASWDSVIFDLGGDSLVRIPTLEPRRGTKAHVGKLLDGVNSAADLVEQLTT from the coding sequence ATGCAGCGCATTATCGGTATCGAGGTCGAATACGGCATCTCCACTCCCACCGAGCCGTCGGCGAACCCGATTCTTACCTCCACGCAAGCGGTTCTCGCCTACGCCGCCGCCGAGGGTGTGCCGCGCGCCAAGCGGACCCGCTGGGATTACGAGGTGGAGTCGCCGCTGCGGGACGCGCGCGGATTCGACCTGTCCCGGATGAACGGCCCGGCCCCGGTGATCGACGCCGACGAGGTCGGGGCCGCCAACATGATCCTCACCAATGGCGCGCGGCTGTACGTCGACCACGCGCACCCGGAGTACTCCGCGCCCGAGGTCACCGACGCGCTCGATGCGGTCATTTGGGACAAAGCGGGCGAACGGGTCATGGAAGCCGCCGCGCGGCACGCCTCCAGCGTGCCCGGCGCCCCGCGCCTGCAGCTGTACAAGAACAACGTCGACGGCAAGGGCGCCTCCTACGGCACCCACGAGAACTACCTGATGAGCCGCGACACCCCGTTCAACCAGATCATCGTCGGGCTGACCCCGTTCTTCGTCTCCCGTCAGGTCATCTGTGGCTCCGGCCGCGTCGGCATCGGCCAGTCCGGCGATCACGCCGGATTCCAGCTCTCCCAGCGCGCCGACTACATCGAGGTCGAGGTCGGCCTGGAGACCACGCTCAAGCGCGGCATCATCAACACCCGCGACGAACCGCACGCCGACGCCGACAAGTACCGCCGCCTGCACGTCATCATCGGTGACGCCAACCTGGCCGAGATGTCGACCTACCTCAAGGTCGGCACCACCGCCCTGGTGCTGGACCTCATCGAGGCCGGCGAGGACCTCTCGGATCTGCAGCTGGCCCGCCCGGTCACCGCCGTGCACCAGATCAGCCACGACCCCACGCTGCGCGCCACCGTCGCCTTGGCCGACGGCCGCGAACTGACCGGCCTGGCGCTGCAGCGGCTCTACCACGAGCGGGCGGCGAAGTTCATGGACCGCGAAGGCGTCGACGACCCGCGCGCCCGCGACATCCTGGACAACTGGGCCATGGTGCTGGACCTGCTGGAACGCGACCCGATGGAGACCGCCGACCTGCTCGACTGGACCGCCAAGTTGCGCCTGCTCGAGGGCTACCGGCAGCGTGAGGGCCTGGCCTGGTCCGCCCCGAAACTGCACATGATCGACCTGCAGTACTCGGACGTGCGCCTGGACAAGGGCCTCTACAACCGCCTGGTCGCGCGCGGTTCGATGAAGCGACTGGTCACCGAGCAGCAGGTGCTCGACGCGATGACGAACGCGCCGACCGACACCCGCGCCTACTTCCGCGGCGAGTGCCTGCGCCGCTTCGGCGCCGACATCGCGGCCGCCAGTTGGGATTCGGTGATCTTCGACCTCGGCGGCGATTCGCTGGTGCGGATCCCGACGCTGGAACCGCGCCGCGGCACCAAGGCACATGTGGGCAAACTGCTCGATGGAGTGAACTCCGCGGCCGATTTGGTGGAACAGCTGACTACATAA
- the prcB gene encoding proteasome subunit beta yields the protein MRLQPGHALSSFIEHLRQHAPELLPGNRFAAIDGATAAAGGTAASDLAPHGTTIVTVSYRGGVLIAGDRRATQGNLLASRDIEKVHITDSFSAAGIAGTAGLAIEMVRLFAVELEYYEKIEGVSLTFDGKANKLSKMVRDNLPAAMQGLAVVPVLVGYDEHTVDPDRKGRIITYDVVGGRSEERFGYAAVGSGSMFAKSSLKKLYSKGLDEERALRIAIESLFDAADDDTATGGPDLVRGIFPTAVVINEDGADEVSEERLAAITRGIVADREAAEVEGGATA from the coding sequence ATGCGTCTCCAACCGGGGCACGCACTGTCCTCGTTCATCGAGCATCTGCGTCAGCACGCACCGGAGCTGTTGCCGGGCAACAGGTTCGCCGCGATCGACGGTGCCACCGCAGCAGCCGGTGGCACCGCCGCGTCGGACCTCGCCCCGCACGGCACCACCATCGTCACGGTGTCCTACCGCGGCGGCGTGCTGATCGCCGGTGACCGGCGTGCCACCCAGGGGAACCTGCTGGCCAGCAGGGACATCGAGAAGGTGCACATCACCGACAGCTTCTCGGCGGCGGGTATCGCGGGCACCGCGGGCCTGGCCATCGAGATGGTGCGGTTGTTCGCGGTGGAGTTGGAGTACTACGAGAAGATCGAGGGCGTCTCGCTCACCTTCGACGGCAAGGCCAACAAGCTGTCGAAGATGGTGCGCGACAACCTCCCTGCCGCCATGCAGGGCCTGGCCGTGGTGCCGGTGCTGGTCGGCTACGACGAGCACACCGTCGATCCGGACCGCAAGGGCCGGATCATCACCTACGACGTGGTCGGTGGGCGCAGCGAGGAGCGATTCGGTTATGCCGCTGTCGGTTCCGGGTCGATGTTCGCCAAGTCGTCGCTGAAGAAGTTGTATTCCAAGGGACTCGACGAGGAACGCGCGCTGCGGATCGCGATCGAGTCGCTGTTCGACGCGGCCGACGACGACACCGCCACCGGCGGTCCGGATCTGGTGCGCGGCATCTTCCCGACGGCGGTCGTGATCAACGAAGACGGCGCCGACGAGGTGTCCGAGGAGCGTTTGGCCGCGATCACCCGCGGGATCGTCGCCGATCGTGAGGCCGCAGAGGTTGAAGGGGGTGCCACCGCATGA